The Thermocrinis sp. genome has a segment encoding these proteins:
- a CDS encoding glycosyltransferase, with amino-acid sequence MKYLIAAFLTSFIVSYFFVVFKHGLFVDKQEGVQKFHRDPTPRIGGVALFVSLFLTGSLMKLFGKPFGKEFLVICMISLPVFTAGLLEDITKRVSPKIRLLFAFLSGILAVVFLSARIERIDIPCFDHILTYSAFSLFFTAFALAGMANAMNIIDGFNGLAGGVAIIIFFSYAYVSFVLQDEFLLYFSLVMASAIFGFFLLNFPFGKIFLGDGGSYFIGFLAGLVGVLLVKRHPEVSPWFVLMLLAYPVFETIFSIYRRKFLRELSPFDPDAIHLHTLIYRRIIRKKYKTTPHVIRNSLTSPYLWGFQIMASIPALLFWKNTAILILSFLAFCLFYIRFYFKIVRFKLSR; translated from the coding sequence GTGAAGTATCTAATAGCAGCTTTTTTGACTAGCTTTATAGTTAGCTATTTTTTTGTAGTTTTCAAGCATGGGCTTTTTGTTGACAAACAAGAGGGTGTCCAAAAGTTTCATCGGGATCCAACTCCTAGGATAGGCGGGGTAGCTTTGTTTGTATCCCTTTTTCTAACCGGTTCATTGATGAAACTCTTTGGAAAGCCCTTTGGAAAGGAGTTTTTAGTTATCTGTATGATTTCTTTACCTGTTTTTACCGCCGGACTTTTGGAAGATATAACTAAAAGGGTAAGTCCGAAGATAAGATTACTTTTTGCCTTTCTCTCCGGTATTTTAGCAGTGGTGTTTCTGTCCGCCAGGATAGAAAGAATAGATATACCTTGTTTTGACCACATTTTGACTTACAGTGCCTTTTCTTTGTTCTTTACAGCTTTTGCCTTGGCAGGTATGGCAAACGCTATGAACATAATAGACGGATTTAATGGTCTGGCCGGGGGTGTGGCAATAATTATATTTTTCTCATACGCTTATGTGAGCTTTGTTTTGCAGGATGAATTTTTACTTTACTTTAGCCTTGTCATGGCATCCGCTATTTTTGGTTTTTTCCTTCTTAACTTTCCCTTTGGCAAGATCTTCTTAGGAGACGGTGGAAGTTATTTTATAGGCTTTTTGGCGGGTTTGGTGGGTGTGCTTCTGGTAAAGCGGCATCCCGAAGTTTCTCCATGGTTTGTGCTTATGCTTCTGGCTTATCCGGTATTTGAGACAATATTTTCCATCTATAGAAGAAAGTTTTTAAGAGAACTCAGCCCATTTGATCCAGATGCTATTCATTTGCATACGCTAATTTACAGAAGAATCATCAGAAAAAAATACAAAACGACCCCTCATGTTATAAGGAATTCCCTTACTTCTCCCTACCTCTGGGGCTTTCAGATAATGGCATCCATCCCCGCCCTTCTTTTTTGGAAAAATACAGCTATTTTAATTTTATCTTTCTTAGCTTTCTGCCTTTTCTATATTCGGTTTTATTTCAAGATTGTCAGGTTTAAACTAAGCCGCTAA
- a CDS encoding MoxR family ATPase, with product MNPQIIVESVSSILKGKEDVVLKSLVCFLSGGHLLLEDVPGVGKTTLALSLSKVLGLSFARVQFTSDLLPSDILGVSIYDQAKKSFVFKQGPIFHNIILADEINRATPKTQSALLEAMAEGKVTVDGITYELPKPFFVIATQNPLEQYGTFPLPESQLDRFSMRISIGYPDKETEVSILRGENPLEKIDKLTTLVKPHEILSTIQQISRFYVSPDIAKFVVEIVSRTRNHPDIILGVSTRGAMHLINCAKALAYCRGRDFVVPEDVKDLAPYCLVHRMVLRDGVDGQALIKSILEEVPSP from the coding sequence ATGAACCCGCAGATTATTGTAGAAAGTGTAAGCTCAATCCTGAAGGGCAAGGAGGATGTGGTCCTTAAGTCTTTGGTGTGTTTTCTTTCTGGTGGTCATCTGCTTTTGGAAGACGTGCCTGGTGTTGGTAAAACTACCTTAGCTCTCTCCTTATCAAAAGTTTTGGGTCTGTCCTTTGCCCGTGTGCAATTTACCAGCGACCTTCTGCCTTCGGACATACTGGGCGTTAGTATATACGACCAAGCCAAAAAGTCCTTTGTCTTTAAACAGGGGCCCATATTCCACAACATAATTTTGGCAGATGAGATAAACAGAGCCACTCCAAAAACCCAAAGCGCACTCTTGGAAGCTATGGCAGAAGGGAAGGTTACAGTGGACGGCATAACCTACGAGCTTCCCAAGCCCTTCTTTGTTATAGCAACTCAGAACCCGTTGGAGCAATACGGAACCTTCCCACTGCCAGAATCCCAGTTAGACAGGTTTAGCATGAGGATTTCCATCGGTTATCCAGACAAAGAAACGGAAGTAAGCATTCTCAGAGGAGAAAATCCTTTGGAAAAGATTGATAAGCTAACTACTTTGGTAAAGCCTCATGAAATACTGTCTACCATACAACAGATAAGTAGGTTTTACGTGTCTCCTGATATAGCAAAATTTGTGGTTGAAATAGTGTCAAGGACTAGGAATCATCCAGATATCATTCTGGGAGTATCTACGAGGGGTGCTATGCACCTTATAAACTGCGCAAAAGCCCTTGCTTACTGCAGGGGTAGGGATTTTGTAGTTCCAGAAGACGTAAAAGACCTAGCTCCTTACTGTTTGGTCCATAGAATGGTCCTGAGGGATGGGGTGGACGGGCAGGCTTTAATAAAATCCATACTGGAGGAGGTGCCATCTCCCTGA
- a CDS encoding nitrilase-related carbon-nitrogen hydrolase — protein MKLAVLQWRIAFGKVEENKKKLLSFIEPLEDALVVLPEMFLCGFDYERLREHAKPCREVLEELKEISQSKKLTLVGTYPEERSGKFYNTAFVISDGKLVGKRDKIKLFPIYKEGEHFSAGEGNPVFETRHGRLGILICFELRFASLGWELRKKNVEIIAVPSMWGIKRKDHLKVLSRARAVELQSFLMLSNAWGETGGEDYAGCSAIYDPWGEILSFSESGECLLLIQADTKKVEVVRRTIPVIDD, from the coding sequence ATAAAGCTTGCAGTTCTACAGTGGCGTATAGCCTTTGGTAAAGTAGAAGAGAACAAGAAGAAGCTTTTGAGCTTTATAGAGCCTTTGGAAGATGCCCTGGTTGTTCTTCCAGAGATGTTTCTCTGCGGTTTTGACTACGAAAGACTAAGAGAACATGCAAAGCCCTGCAGGGAAGTTTTAGAAGAGCTAAAGGAAATATCCCAAAGTAAAAAGCTCACATTGGTAGGGACCTATCCAGAAGAGAGAAGCGGAAAATTTTACAATACCGCCTTTGTTATATCCGACGGCAAGCTTGTAGGAAAGAGGGATAAGATAAAGCTCTTTCCCATATACAAGGAAGGTGAACACTTTAGCGCGGGTGAAGGAAATCCTGTTTTTGAGACAAGACACGGAAGGTTAGGAATCCTTATATGCTTTGAGCTCAGGTTTGCAAGCCTGGGATGGGAACTAAGAAAAAAGAACGTAGAGATTATCGCAGTCCCATCCATGTGGGGTATAAAAAGAAAGGATCATTTGAAGGTTCTCTCAAGAGCGAGAGCTGTGGAGCTTCAGAGCTTTTTAATGCTTTCCAACGCTTGGGGGGAGACTGGAGGGGAAGATTACGCAGGTTGTTCAGCCATATATGACCCTTGGGGCGAGATTCTCTCTTTTTCAGAAAGTGGAGAGTGCCTCCTTTTAATTCAAGCGGATACAAAAAAGGTTGAGGTGGTGAGAAGGACAATTCCTGTTATAGATGATTAA
- a CDS encoding peroxiredoxin, which translates to MLQVGKKVPNFELEVYYPATKSFGKVSLEDYMKERRWVILFFYPADFTFVCPTELADLAEYYDELVKLGAEVISVSTDTKYTHLAWQTTEKLLERVRYPMGADPTGKVSRLFGVYDEDTGLALRGTFIINPEGLLVGSEINYYNVGRNAQELVRKMKANVYLMSHPDEACPAKWEEGERTLKPSAELVGRVYEALKV; encoded by the coding sequence ATGTTGCAGGTAGGTAAGAAAGTGCCAAATTTTGAGCTGGAGGTGTATTATCCAGCGACCAAAAGCTTTGGTAAGGTCTCGTTGGAGGATTACATGAAAGAGAGGCGTTGGGTTATCCTCTTTTTCTACCCAGCAGATTTTACCTTTGTCTGTCCTACTGAACTAGCAGATCTGGCTGAATATTACGACGAGCTGGTTAAATTAGGAGCGGAAGTTATATCTGTATCCACGGACACTAAGTATACTCACTTAGCATGGCAGACAACGGAAAAGTTGTTGGAAAGGGTGCGCTATCCGATGGGTGCGGATCCCACTGGTAAAGTATCGAGGCTTTTTGGTGTTTACGATGAAGATACAGGTTTAGCCCTAAGAGGAACCTTTATCATAAACCCAGAGGGTTTACTTGTTGGTTCGGAGATAAACTACTACAATGTAGGAAGGAATGCCCAGGAGCTTGTGAGGAAGATGAAAGCTAACGTTTATCTGATGAGCCATCCAGATGAAGCTTGCCCTGCCAAGTGGGAGGAGGGCGAAAGGACCTTAAAGCCCTCTGCAGAATTGGTAGGAAGGGTATACGAAGCACTCAAAGTCTGA
- the trxB gene encoding thioredoxin-disulfide reductase has product MELTLNFNTDEIYDVIIIGAGPAGSSAAIYTARAGLSTIVLYRAEADGALGVTQQIENYPGIRGPISGYELLKLMRNHAKDFGAKFVRGKVIATDLLGDIKRVYTIDGREFKGRAVIIASGAMERTSKYKGEEEFLGKGVSYCGVCDAAFFKGKPVAVVGEDDYALEETEFISRFASKIYLVVPSSRIKAPPEMVEEIKAHPKVEILTHHRVVQIVGTSFVEGLDVQSIETKEKKRLEVDGVFIFLGGNKPSVDFLMNQVEMTDGHCIVVNEEMMTSVPGVFAAGDVLCTNIKQAVIAAADGVKAALAVDKYLNKKSKITAQW; this is encoded by the coding sequence ATGGAGCTCACGCTTAACTTCAACACGGATGAAATATACGATGTTATTATCATAGGTGCCGGTCCTGCCGGCTCCTCCGCTGCTATTTACACCGCAAGGGCAGGGCTTTCTACCATTGTGCTATACAGAGCTGAAGCAGACGGTGCCCTTGGAGTAACACAGCAGATAGAAAACTACCCAGGCATAAGAGGTCCCATATCGGGCTATGAGCTCTTAAAGCTGATGAGGAATCATGCAAAGGACTTTGGAGCTAAATTTGTGAGAGGCAAGGTTATAGCTACAGACCTCTTAGGAGATATCAAAAGAGTTTATACCATAGATGGACGGGAATTTAAGGGTAGAGCAGTTATCATAGCCTCAGGTGCCATGGAGAGAACTAGCAAATACAAGGGGGAAGAAGAGTTTTTAGGTAAAGGTGTGTCTTACTGCGGGGTGTGTGATGCAGCTTTTTTTAAAGGAAAGCCAGTAGCTGTTGTTGGAGAGGATGATTATGCCTTAGAAGAGACGGAGTTCATAAGTAGGTTTGCGAGTAAGATATATTTGGTTGTTCCCTCGTCCAGAATAAAGGCTCCACCGGAGATGGTAGAGGAAATAAAAGCCCATCCTAAGGTGGAAATTCTTACTCACCACAGGGTAGTCCAAATAGTGGGTACATCCTTTGTGGAAGGGTTGGACGTGCAGAGCATAGAAACAAAAGAAAAGAAGCGCTTAGAGGTAGACGGTGTGTTCATTTTCTTGGGTGGAAACAAACCTTCCGTAGATTTTCTGATGAACCAGGTGGAAATGACCGATGGGCACTGTATAGTGGTAAATGAGGAGATGATGACCTCAGTTCCAGGCGTGTTTGCCGCGGGGGACGTGCTATGCACAAACATAAAGCAGGCTGTTATAGCTGCAGCGGATGGTGTAAAGGCTGCTCTGGCGGTGGACAAATATCTCAACAAAAAGTCTAAGATTACTGCCCAATGGTGA
- the mutL gene encoding DNA mismatch repair endonuclease MutL — MFVKQLPEDVRAKISAGEVIESPLDCVKELLENSLDAKASRVDIEIIKGGKRYISVRDDGLGIHPEDLPKVILPFTTSKLERFEDLMHISTYGFRGEALYSIAQVSKLIINSKFYREEKGYEMRVEGGKVISIKEKGMPVGTKVEVYELFYNLPARQRFLKKEDTEKARILRYVRDYAAAKPEVAFRMVSDGKEILNLPPAKDNKERLEDLYDTKFEERELERDGIRVRVLVSLSQRRGETKLFINSRPVQNRSLLEYLKRAVGNKRIAFCFLELPPFMLDINVHPKKADVRLIQEGKVKELLGELLKKQSVYIPSLAQEKYEYRTEPELVGIIEDTILVVKWMESLYFIDQHLLAERINYEMGFSSDKACKTAIKAGEKLSHAQINSLLKKWVELNNPHTCPHGRPLYYRIPLKEIYQQIGRTW; from the coding sequence ATGTTCGTTAAACAGCTTCCAGAAGATGTAAGAGCTAAGATCTCGGCAGGTGAGGTAATAGAAAGTCCATTAGATTGTGTGAAAGAGCTTTTAGAAAATTCGCTTGACGCTAAAGCGAGCAGAGTAGATATAGAAATAATCAAAGGTGGAAAAAGGTATATATCGGTGAGGGATGACGGCTTAGGGATCCATCCAGAAGATCTCCCTAAGGTTATCCTGCCTTTTACTACCAGTAAGCTTGAGAGATTTGAAGATCTGATGCACATAAGCACTTACGGCTTTAGGGGAGAGGCTCTTTATTCTATAGCTCAGGTTAGCAAACTAATCATAAACTCTAAGTTCTACAGAGAGGAGAAAGGCTATGAGATGAGGGTAGAAGGGGGCAAGGTTATTTCCATTAAGGAAAAGGGTATGCCCGTGGGGACAAAAGTGGAAGTTTATGAACTTTTTTACAATCTACCCGCGCGTCAGAGGTTTTTAAAAAAGGAGGATACAGAAAAGGCAAGGATATTACGTTATGTTAGAGATTATGCCGCCGCTAAACCAGAGGTAGCTTTCAGGATGGTAAGCGATGGGAAGGAAATCCTAAACCTTCCACCAGCAAAGGATAATAAAGAGCGCCTGGAAGATTTGTACGATACAAAGTTTGAAGAGCGAGAGCTTGAAAGAGATGGTATAAGGGTACGCGTGCTTGTTTCTCTCTCCCAGAGGAGGGGAGAGACAAAGCTTTTTATCAACTCAAGACCTGTCCAAAACAGAAGTCTTTTGGAATACCTGAAAAGAGCCGTAGGAAACAAAAGGATTGCCTTTTGCTTTTTGGAACTGCCTCCGTTCATGCTGGATATAAACGTCCATCCAAAGAAAGCAGATGTGCGCCTAATTCAAGAAGGAAAGGTAAAAGAGCTTTTGGGTGAGCTTTTAAAAAAGCAAAGTGTCTATATACCTTCCCTTGCACAAGAGAAATATGAATACCGTACCGAGCCTGAGCTGGTGGGTATAATAGAAGACACCATACTGGTGGTAAAGTGGATGGAAAGCCTATACTTCATAGATCAACATCTTTTGGCTGAGAGGATAAACTACGAGATGGGTTTTTCTTCGGACAAAGCTTGCAAAACTGCAATAAAAGCGGGAGAAAAGCTCTCTCACGCTCAAATCAACAGTTTGCTAAAAAAGTGGGTAGAGCTTAACAATCCACACACCTGTCCCCACGGTAGACCTCTATACTACAGAATACCGCTTAAAGAGATCTACCAGCAGATAGGAAGGACCTGGTGA
- the hisF gene encoding imidazole glycerol phosphate synthase subunit HisF, producing MLAKRIIPCLDVDRGRVVKGVKFQNLRDAGDPVEVAKSYEDQGADELVFLDISASAEGRKILIDVVKSVAETVFMPFTVGGGIASLEDIRKLLEAGADKISINTSAVKNPQLIYEAAKRFGSQCIVVAIDAKRSGKGWEVYIHGGRTPTGLDAVEWAKRVESLGAGEILLTSMDADGTKKGYDIELNRAVAEAVRIPVIASGGAGSMEHFYEVFSQSKVDAALAASLFHFKEVSIPELKIYLKNRGINIRICHV from the coding sequence ATGCTTGCAAAGAGGATCATTCCGTGCTTAGACGTGGATAGGGGAAGGGTGGTAAAGGGTGTGAAGTTTCAGAATCTCAGAGATGCGGGAGATCCGGTGGAAGTAGCAAAGAGCTATGAAGATCAGGGAGCTGACGAGTTGGTCTTTTTGGATATAAGTGCCTCCGCAGAGGGAAGGAAGATCTTAATAGACGTAGTAAAAAGCGTTGCGGAAACTGTCTTTATGCCCTTTACTGTTGGAGGAGGAATAGCCTCTTTGGAGGACATAAGAAAGCTTTTGGAGGCTGGTGCGGACAAAATATCCATCAACACCTCTGCGGTTAAGAATCCACAGCTTATTTACGAAGCTGCAAAAAGGTTTGGCTCTCAGTGTATAGTAGTGGCTATAGATGCTAAAAGGTCTGGCAAAGGATGGGAGGTCTATATTCATGGAGGAAGAACACCCACGGGTTTGGATGCGGTAGAGTGGGCAAAGAGGGTAGAAAGCTTGGGTGCGGGTGAAATTCTGCTAACTTCTATGGATGCGGACGGGACCAAAAAAGGTTATGATATAGAGCTTAACAGAGCTGTGGCTGAGGCTGTAAGAATACCCGTGATAGCTTCTGGGGGTGCGGGTAGTATGGAGCATTTTTACGAGGTGTTTTCCCAATCTAAGGTAGATGCTGCCCTCGCAGCATCGCTGTTTCACTTCAAGGAGGTGAGCATTCCAGAGCTAAAAATTTACCTCAAAAACAGAGGAATAAACATAAGGATTTGCCATGTTTGA
- a CDS encoding NUDIX hydrolase has protein sequence MFEPKTPFLAVDGIVRLWDGKRFKGIVLIERHYEPYGFALPGGFVEVGERVEDAVLREVKEETGLDAKIVKLLGVYSEPDRDPRFHVVSVVFVLDAEGTPKAGDDAKSVFISSLEQIPFDKMVFDHAKILGDYLRCL, from the coding sequence ATGTTTGAGCCCAAAACTCCTTTTCTTGCGGTGGACGGAATTGTTAGGCTTTGGGATGGCAAAAGGTTTAAAGGTATAGTTCTTATAGAGAGACACTACGAGCCCTACGGCTTTGCCCTTCCCGGTGGTTTTGTAGAAGTAGGAGAGAGGGTAGAGGATGCAGTGCTAAGGGAAGTAAAGGAAGAGACAGGTTTGGATGCAAAGATAGTAAAACTTCTTGGAGTTTACTCTGAACCAGACAGAGACCCCCGCTTTCACGTGGTTTCTGTGGTCTTTGTTTTGGATGCAGAGGGAACGCCAAAAGCTGGAGATGATGCAAAGAGTGTTTTTATATCCTCTTTAGAGCAAATACCTTTTGATAAAATGGTCTTTGACCACGCAAAAATACTTGGGGATTATCTGAGATGTTTGTAG
- a CDS encoding C40 family peptidase, which produces MWRVVILVLCIIMFQGLSIASSKAHTKKQRVETVKKKGAKKSVISKSVSIESISAKYGEGKTFQADPDGIRLTAMSFYSTPYRFGGTSPNGLDCSAFVQKVFRANGIYLPRDSRSQARYGYKVSLSELKPGDLLFFKTYRNDISHVGIYIGDGKMIHATTRGGEVLISRINDPYYRKRFVFAKRIIEYGEKPEEDIIYKIIVESLERGTD; this is translated from the coding sequence ATGTGGAGGGTTGTTATCTTAGTTCTATGTATTATTATGTTTCAGGGATTATCTATAGCAAGTTCAAAAGCTCATACGAAGAAACAGAGAGTAGAGACCGTCAAAAAGAAAGGAGCTAAAAAGAGTGTTATATCAAAATCGGTAAGCATAGAGAGTATTTCTGCCAAATACGGGGAAGGAAAAACGTTCCAAGCTGATCCAGATGGTATAAGACTAACTGCAATGAGTTTTTATAGCACACCTTATAGGTTCGGAGGTACTAGCCCCAATGGTCTTGACTGTTCCGCTTTTGTGCAAAAAGTATTTAGAGCAAACGGTATTTATCTGCCAAGGGACTCAAGAAGCCAAGCAAGGTATGGATACAAAGTGAGCCTATCAGAGCTCAAGCCCGGGGATCTCCTGTTTTTTAAGACGTATAGAAACGATATCTCACACGTTGGGATATACATAGGGGATGGTAAAATGATCCATGCCACTACAAGAGGTGGGGAAGTTCTAATAAGTAGAATAAATGATCCCTATTACAGAAAGAGATTTGTCTTTGCAAAGAGAATCATAGAATATGGGGAAAAGCCAGAGGAAGATATAATCTATAAGATTATTGTGGAAAGTTTGGAAAGGGGGACGGATTAA
- the mutS gene encoding DNA mismatch repair protein MutS, with translation MWNTQSEDLTPMLSQYHALKRQYADCLLFFRLGDFYELFYEDAVVGSKELGLVLTSRPAGKGKERIPMCGVPYHSSQSYISKLVSRGYKVAICEQLEDPSQAKGVVKRDVVRVLTPGTYFEKELTGLACVYRKGYKVYCSYLSPSTGEFLAGRFNRDNYLEFLLKFQPKEILTHEKFDDSAQKVLKSFFTPYTEEDVQEGLELLKKDFNIFHWSGLGFEEEEFLIPCGVAYLYLKRTQKGFTPYVQKPKPYAGEGYVAIDYRTRRGLELLESYEGREDLSLFGVINRTLTGMGRRRLRFRITHPFLREEDIRKVQQAVEELLQNRELLKSIRSKLENMPDLERLASRISGNVATPREFALLKKALFLLQEIKDLLEHSQSELLKDLFYSLEDLDDIYQDIERTLVDDPPIHLKEGGLIKEGVHPQLDELRKLRDKTETILREYEERLRKETGIQSLKVGYNRVMGYYIEVTKPNLRYVPNYFKRRQTLSNSERFTTDELQRLEEKILSAATRANEIEYELFLELRERVLSSIHRIHKNAQHIAEVDYVQSLAQIALEKGWKKPELSKEKIIYIKEGRHPVIEQFSKEYVPNSTYMDEQNLIHIITGPNMAGKSSYIRQVAVLVLLTHMGSFLPCKSARIGLVSSIHARIGSGDVLALGVSTFMNEMMEVSAILNSADERSLIILDEVGRGTSTYDGIAISRAIIEYIAKKIKARTLVATHYLELTSLEEDFPQIKNYHMAVSEGEQEINFLYTLKEGSAKGSFGIYVAKMAGLPEEIITRGYEILSSFDESLPILEKVYENSKRLEEETIYKELVENIEKLDIANITPLKALLILADLKEKITSKKLFNPSPFPNFPQ, from the coding sequence ATGTGGAATACGCAAAGTGAAGACCTAACTCCAATGCTCTCTCAGTATCATGCGCTAAAAAGACAGTATGCGGACTGTTTGCTTTTTTTTCGCCTTGGGGATTTTTACGAGCTGTTTTACGAGGATGCGGTGGTAGGCTCTAAGGAGCTTGGACTTGTGCTAACTTCTAGACCTGCTGGGAAAGGGAAAGAGAGGATCCCCATGTGCGGAGTGCCTTACCACTCATCCCAGTCTTACATATCAAAGTTGGTAAGCCGTGGGTACAAGGTGGCCATATGCGAACAGTTAGAGGACCCATCGCAAGCTAAGGGAGTGGTAAAGAGGGACGTCGTAAGGGTGCTAACGCCCGGCACATACTTTGAAAAGGAGCTTACAGGTTTGGCTTGCGTATACCGAAAAGGGTATAAGGTTTATTGCTCTTACCTTAGTCCATCCACCGGTGAATTTTTGGCAGGAAGGTTCAACAGGGACAACTACTTGGAATTCCTTTTGAAGTTTCAGCCAAAGGAGATTTTGACCCACGAAAAGTTTGACGATAGCGCACAGAAGGTTCTAAAAAGTTTTTTTACTCCTTATACCGAAGAAGACGTCCAAGAAGGTCTTGAACTTCTAAAGAAAGACTTTAACATCTTCCACTGGTCAGGTTTGGGTTTTGAAGAGGAAGAATTTTTAATACCTTGCGGTGTGGCTTATCTTTATCTGAAAAGAACGCAGAAGGGGTTTACCCCCTATGTGCAAAAGCCTAAACCGTATGCAGGAGAGGGCTATGTTGCCATAGACTATCGCACCAGAAGAGGACTTGAACTTTTGGAAAGCTACGAAGGGAGGGAAGACCTATCCCTTTTTGGCGTTATAAACAGGACCCTTACCGGTATGGGAAGAAGGCGCCTGAGGTTTAGGATAACTCATCCCTTTCTCAGGGAAGAAGACATAAGAAAAGTTCAACAGGCAGTTGAAGAGCTGTTGCAAAACAGAGAGCTTTTAAAGAGTATAAGATCCAAGCTTGAAAACATGCCAGATTTAGAAAGGCTTGCTTCCCGCATCAGCGGAAATGTGGCTACTCCAAGGGAATTTGCACTGCTTAAAAAGGCACTCTTCCTTTTGCAGGAAATAAAGGACCTTTTAGAACACTCCCAGTCAGAACTTCTAAAAGATCTCTTTTACAGCTTGGAGGACCTGGACGACATCTACCAAGACATAGAAAGGACCTTAGTGGATGATCCGCCCATACACCTAAAGGAAGGTGGGCTTATAAAGGAAGGTGTTCATCCACAGTTAGACGAGCTGAGAAAATTAAGGGATAAAACAGAAACGATTTTGAGAGAATACGAAGAAAGATTGAGAAAAGAAACAGGCATACAAAGCCTAAAGGTCGGATACAACAGAGTTATGGGTTATTACATAGAGGTGACAAAGCCAAACCTGAGATATGTGCCAAACTACTTTAAGCGCAGACAAACTCTTTCCAACTCAGAAAGATTTACTACAGACGAGCTTCAGAGGTTAGAGGAGAAAATCTTATCCGCTGCGACAAGGGCAAACGAGATAGAGTATGAGCTCTTTTTGGAGTTAAGGGAAAGAGTCTTAAGCAGCATACACAGAATCCACAAAAACGCCCAGCATATTGCAGAGGTTGATTATGTTCAAAGTTTGGCACAGATAGCTTTGGAGAAAGGTTGGAAAAAACCAGAGCTCTCTAAGGAAAAGATAATTTACATAAAGGAAGGAAGGCATCCAGTTATAGAACAGTTTAGTAAAGAATACGTGCCAAATAGCACTTACATGGATGAGCAAAACCTTATACACATAATCACCGGACCAAACATGGCAGGAAAGTCAAGCTACATAAGGCAGGTGGCCGTTCTTGTTCTTCTTACTCACATGGGTTCTTTCCTTCCGTGCAAAAGCGCACGCATAGGTTTGGTGTCTTCTATCCACGCAAGGATTGGCTCAGGAGACGTATTGGCTTTGGGAGTGTCCACCTTCATGAACGAGATGATGGAAGTTTCTGCCATTTTGAACTCTGCAGACGAGAGAAGCCTTATCATCTTGGATGAAGTGGGAAGAGGCACATCTACTTACGATGGTATAGCCATATCAAGGGCGATCATTGAATATATAGCCAAGAAAATAAAAGCTCGGACCTTGGTAGCAACACATTACTTGGAGCTAACCAGTTTGGAAGAAGATTTTCCGCAGATAAAAAACTACCACATGGCTGTTTCCGAAGGAGAGCAGGAGATAAACTTTTTATACACCTTAAAGGAGGGAAGCGCAAAGGGCAGTTTTGGAATATACGTGGCAAAGATGGCAGGGCTTCCAGAAGAAATCATCACGAGAGGTTATGAAATCCTGTCAAGCTTTGACGAAAGCTTACCCATTTTGGAGAAGGTTTATGAAAACTCAAAAAGATTGGAAGAGGAAACAATCTACAAAGAGCTTGTGGAAAACATAGAAAAATTAGACATAGCCAACATCACCCCCCTTAAAGCCCTTCTTATACTTGCGGACCTTAAAGAAAAGATCACGTCAAAGAAGCTTTTTAATCCGTCCCCCTTTCCAAACTTTCCACAATAA